The genomic interval CAACGTGCATCACCCTGGTTGACTTTGATTTTTACGTTCATGGTGCTCTCTCCAAATTCTTTGTAATTCAATAGGCTTATTCAGCAGCGACGATATTCTTATGTATTGCGCCGTCTTTCATAATCAACTTCAGATTTTCAGCATCGACGACAACAGCCGGATCAGCGATCGGATCGCCTTTCACTAACAGTAAGTCCGCCAGATAGCCTTCCTGAATCAGCCCCAGTTTCTCATCCGTTCCCATGGTCATCATGGCGCCACCGTTCGCTGTGGCACACACCAAAGCTTCGGTCGGACTATAGCCAAAATACTGCACAAAAAATCCAATATCCCGCGCGTTGGTGCCGTTGTGGCTCCAGGCAAAACCGTAATCGCCACCAATAGTATGTCGAATGCCGCGTTTACGCAGCGCGTTGTGGGTGTCCTGCGAAGCTTCCAGTAACTTGTCAATTTGCATTGCCTTGGCAATGTCGTTACTCATATAGGGTTCTGCTTCGTATAACAGGGTATGGAACAAGCTGACGGTGGGCACCACAAACACACGGTCCTTGGCTTCTTCAAATAGGTCGAGCGTTTCTTCGTCGGTGAACTCGCAATGGAAGAGGGCATCTACACCAGCCTGCAAACAGCGTTTGGCGCCTTCAATCGAACGAACATGGGCATTTACCCTGCGACCAAACGCATGAGCCGTGTCCACGGCCATCTTAATTTCTTCAAACGTCATCGGGGTGGTGTAAGCCGGTGTATTGGGATAAAAAGGATCACCGGAAACATCGAGTTTGATATTGTCACAACCTTCACGGCAGGCCAGGCGCACCGCCTTTCGCATCTCTTCCGGTCCATCCACAATGTGTGAAGGCCCACCGGGACGTGGATCGTGTTGACGGCTTTCG from Ketobacter sp. MCCC 1A13808 carries:
- a CDS encoding metal-dependent hydrolase family protein, which gives rise to MSRLLIRGARIFDATGTDPYAGDVLVEGNRIKRVLQSPAQIPAEGCEVINANGLFLMPGMTEGHGHLSFDNVTSTGDLITPSPEEHTLLTARVAERLLDQGFTSVWGASEAKLKLGVAVRNAINAGQLKGPRVRAGSLEISVTGGMGDESRQHDPRPGGPSHIVDGPEEMRKAVRLACREGCDNIKLDVSGDPFYPNTPAYTTPMTFEEIKMAVDTAHAFGRRVNAHVRSIEGAKRCLQAGVDALFHCEFTDEETLDLFEEAKDRVFVVPTVSLFHTLLYEAEPYMSNDIAKAMQIDKLLEASQDTHNALRKRGIRHTIGGDYGFAWSHNGTNARDIGFFVQYFGYSPTEALVCATANGGAMMTMGTDEKLGLIQEGYLADLLLVKGDPIADPAVVVDAENLKLIMKDGAIHKNIVAAE